One window of Bacillus sp. THAF10 genomic DNA carries:
- a CDS encoding ABC transporter permease, with product MKPGVKRLIFFTLLFTIWEVGVLIIGWSQVVMPKPTDVAVALYNGFMDKTLLYDLGASFKRLGVGLSLALIIGTLLGILLAKSKTADETLGTLVLALQSVPSIVWLPLAIIWFGFNETAIIFIVTLGGTLVMTINMRMGIKSVPPLYTKAASTMGASGIEMFWKIILPASVPYAVTGARLAWAFAWRALMAAELLSMGPGLGYTLKYAADFGQMSLVFGVIIIICVIGSVVDLVIFQRFEKNVIRRWGLDS from the coding sequence ATGAAGCCAGGTGTAAAACGCCTCATCTTCTTCACTTTGCTGTTTACCATTTGGGAGGTAGGGGTGTTAATTATTGGCTGGTCACAAGTTGTGATGCCAAAGCCAACTGATGTAGCAGTTGCTTTATACAATGGTTTTATGGATAAAACATTACTATATGATCTTGGAGCAAGCTTTAAGAGGCTTGGAGTTGGACTTTCCTTGGCACTTATCATCGGAACTTTGCTAGGAATCTTATTAGCGAAATCAAAAACTGCCGATGAAACCTTAGGTACCTTAGTTCTTGCCCTCCAAAGTGTTCCGAGTATTGTTTGGTTGCCGCTGGCGATCATCTGGTTTGGATTCAACGAAACAGCCATCATTTTTATTGTTACTCTCGGTGGAACGCTTGTCATGACCATTAACATGCGCATGGGAATCAAAAGTGTTCCGCCATTATATACAAAAGCCGCATCCACCATGGGTGCATCAGGAATTGAAATGTTCTGGAAAATTATTTTACCTGCATCGGTTCCTTATGCCGTAACGGGTGCAAGGCTAGCCTGGGCATTTGCCTGGAGAGCCTTGATGGCTGCTGAACTACTTAGTATGGGACCTGGTCTTGGTTATACGTTAAAGTATGCAGCTGATTTTGGACAGATGAGTCTTGTGTTTGGTGTTATTATCATTATTTGTGTCATTGGTTCTGTTGTTGATTTAGTTATTTTCCAGCGTTTTGAGAAAAATGTAATTCGCCGCTGGGGCTTAGATTCATGA
- a CDS encoding aliphatic sulfonate ABC transporter substrate-binding protein, translated as MRKGWLMLIGVFLLVVGILAGCGSNTGGTNGKEKIVIGYFPNIDHVPAMVAREKKMYEKALGENFEVEYKTFPDGGAFMTALKTGDIHGGLVGPGPAMNNFVSGADVKVIAGASSGGTVIIASKESGITSIEELDGATFITPGIGCTHDVQMETFLKDFGLTSARIGGTMKHVTGNPAQYGGMFESGKVDAAAVPEPWASLLSIEHGATILVDSDEISFGTTLPNTIFVTSGKLIESNTELVQKLVTAHQQSVDFISENPEEAKEIAISSIKDLTNQELSKEVVDSAWERIRFTHEVDAEVVQEFANSSFDLKFLKEKPDFTEFIDTRFVD; from the coding sequence ATGAGAAAAGGTTGGTTAATGCTAATTGGGGTGTTTTTGCTAGTGGTGGGGATTCTTGCTGGCTGTGGCTCGAACACAGGAGGAACAAATGGAAAAGAAAAAATTGTGATCGGTTATTTCCCAAATATCGATCATGTGCCTGCCATGGTGGCACGGGAAAAGAAAATGTATGAAAAGGCATTAGGAGAAAACTTTGAAGTGGAATACAAAACCTTTCCTGATGGTGGAGCCTTTATGACGGCACTAAAAACTGGAGACATCCATGGAGGTCTAGTAGGACCGGGTCCTGCTATGAACAACTTTGTTAGTGGAGCGGATGTGAAGGTGATAGCAGGTGCTTCCTCTGGTGGAACGGTCATTATTGCAAGTAAGGAAAGTGGAATTACTTCCATTGAAGAACTTGATGGTGCTACTTTTATCACACCAGGAATTGGCTGTACACATGATGTACAAATGGAAACCTTCTTAAAGGATTTCGGATTAACGTCTGCCCGTATTGGAGGGACAATGAAGCATGTTACCGGAAACCCAGCTCAGTATGGGGGGATGTTTGAGTCAGGCAAGGTGGATGCTGCTGCTGTACCAGAACCATGGGCTTCCCTTTTATCTATTGAGCATGGTGCGACCATTTTAGTAGATAGTGATGAAATTTCATTTGGTACGACACTTCCGAATACGATTTTTGTAACTAGTGGAAAATTAATAGAAAGTAATACCGAACTGGTACAAAAACTAGTTACCGCACATCAGCAGTCTGTTGATTTTATTTCTGAAAATCCTGAGGAAGCAAAGGAGATTGCCATCAGTTCTATAAAAGATTTGACTAACCAAGAACTGTCAAAGGAGGTAGTAGACTCCGCGTGGGAACGCATCCGCTTTACCCATGAAGTAGATGCAGAAGTAGTTCAGGAATTTGCGAATTCGTCTTTTGATCTGAAGTTTTTAAAAGAGAAGCCGGATTTTACAGAATTTATTGATACGAGGTTTGTTGACTAG
- a CDS encoding SCO family protein yields the protein MKKHWILLFVLLAMFILAGCTDKEINLDDEFSMKLEVDELEGVTQDEEPFRTKEQQGEFWIANFIFTNCDTVCPPMTANMAKMQREMKEAGVEVPIVSFSIDPEEDTPSVLKEYAKVYKPDFSGWTFVTGYDQKTIERFANVSFLVPAAKEEGSDQYMHSTSFYLIDKEGFVRESYSGLDVPYEEVIEDLEKVVE from the coding sequence ATGAAAAAGCATTGGATACTATTGTTTGTTCTTCTTGCGATGTTTATCCTAGCAGGGTGTACAGATAAGGAAATTAATTTAGATGATGAGTTCTCCATGAAGCTAGAGGTTGACGAATTAGAAGGAGTCACGCAAGATGAAGAGCCTTTCCGCACAAAGGAGCAACAAGGGGAATTTTGGATTGCCAACTTTATTTTCACTAATTGTGATACAGTTTGTCCTCCGATGACTGCGAATATGGCAAAGATGCAAAGAGAAATGAAAGAAGCAGGAGTAGAAGTTCCGATTGTTTCGTTTAGCATTGATCCAGAGGAGGATACACCCTCTGTACTAAAGGAATATGCGAAGGTTTATAAACCGGACTTTTCTGGATGGACCTTTGTAACTGGGTATGATCAAAAAACAATTGAACGCTTTGCGAATGTATCCTTTTTGGTTCCAGCAGCGAAAGAAGAAGGCTCTGATCAATATATGCATAGCACAAGTTTTTATTTAATTGATAAAGAAGGATTTGTAAGAGAGTCCTATAGTGGTCTTGATGTACCTTACGAGGAAGTAATAGAGGATTTAGAAAAAGTAGTAGAGTAA
- a CDS encoding HD domain-containing protein, translated as MRDVTLTEIFKHPITQKYLKRSGFAHALEVANHAFHLAFKYNVSVDLATKSALLHDIGHYEWYRQGKWDYDRYRENDIHAIKGAERAHKLLIRLGENPQNAKQIAVAILLHTDSYLPEMDVKRSPLQKVVKLADEMDEEKGGMHHYKQIDQATALEKIQQLDQLVEHYLPRQQLPTPTQENTI; from the coding sequence ATGAGAGACGTCACGTTAACCGAGATTTTCAAACACCCTATTACACAAAAATATTTAAAACGCTCAGGCTTTGCTCACGCTCTTGAAGTGGCAAATCATGCGTTTCATCTTGCCTTTAAATATAATGTAAGTGTAGACTTGGCAACAAAATCTGCTCTATTACATGATATTGGACATTATGAATGGTATCGTCAGGGAAAATGGGATTACGACCGTTACCGCGAGAACGATATTCACGCAATTAAGGGTGCAGAACGTGCCCATAAGCTTTTGATTCGCCTCGGAGAAAATCCACAAAACGCTAAACAAATAGCAGTTGCCATTCTCCTTCACACCGATTCTTATTTACCAGAAATGGATGTGAAAAGAAGTCCGTTACAAAAAGTCGTAAAGCTTGCTGATGAAATGGACGAAGAAAAAGGTGGCATGCATCATTACAAGCAGATTGACCAGGCAACGGCGCTTGAAAAAATTCAACAATTAGATCAACTTGTTGAGCATTACCTTCCAAGGCAACAGCTTCCTACACCTACTCAAGAAAACACCATATAA
- a CDS encoding SCP2 sterol-binding domain-containing protein: protein MSVQAAFEELIEKMNGNPEGIQRLNAIYQFNLSDEKIYQIQFQNGQVAMQLGEVAQPDCTLQLSDENILKMIAGNFNTTMAFMTGKLKVTGDIGLALKLQSALEKYQ, encoded by the coding sequence ATGAGTGTACAAGCAGCATTTGAAGAGTTAATTGAGAAAATGAATGGGAATCCTGAAGGTATCCAGAGGTTGAACGCAATCTATCAATTCAATTTAAGTGATGAAAAGATTTATCAAATTCAATTCCAAAATGGCCAGGTTGCGATGCAACTTGGCGAAGTGGCCCAGCCAGATTGCACACTACAATTATCGGACGAAAATATTTTAAAAATGATCGCTGGAAATTTTAACACAACAATGGCTTTTATGACAGGAAAGTTAAAAGTTACGGGAGACATAGGATTGGCATTAAAGCTTCAATCTGCACTTGAAAAGTATCAATAG
- a CDS encoding CHY zinc finger protein, translating into MSIKVFGSTIDHETRCTHYHSKKDIIAIKFYCCGEYYPCYQCHDEHADHLTTVWPKQEFHRKAILCGCCKTEMSIEEYKECDSVCPFCKEAFNPGCQLHAHLYFEV; encoded by the coding sequence ATGTCCATTAAAGTTTTCGGCTCTACCATCGATCACGAAACGCGCTGTACACATTATCATTCCAAAAAGGATATCATTGCAATTAAATTTTATTGCTGTGGGGAATATTATCCGTGTTATCAATGTCATGATGAGCATGCTGATCATCTTACTACTGTTTGGCCAAAACAAGAGTTTCATCGTAAAGCGATTCTCTGTGGATGCTGTAAGACAGAAATGAGCATAGAAGAATACAAGGAATGTGATTCAGTATGCCCTTTTTGCAAGGAAGCCTTTAATCCAGGCTGTCAGCTGCATGCTCATCTTTATTTTGAGGTTTAA
- a CDS encoding B12-binding domain-containing protein (Presence of a B(12) (cobalamin)-binding domain implies dependence on cobalamin itself, in one of its several forms, or in some unusual lineages, dependence on a cobalamin-like analog.): protein MLDTSIKLSEYLLKKDIQKGWDLLNEAINCGHHSAFIYDSLIRDAMYHVGELWQENKINVAEEHLASATCEYLLAMYAQSNLKKQSSDKDTFPRVLLFCIEGEEHNLGLKMASSLFKEFGWDVYDLGDNLPLEYAKYSLQTWKPDVVCLSVSIRHYLPKLKETLHTLKEISPSTTFIVGSRLHDESAFLSCCLPDTLLAKDLDYLYQWLLSYQSQMKEWNRGVMM from the coding sequence ATGTTGGACACTTCCATAAAACTATCAGAATATCTACTAAAAAAAGATATTCAAAAAGGATGGGATTTACTTAATGAAGCAATAAATTGCGGTCATCATAGTGCATTTATTTACGACTCTCTCATACGTGATGCCATGTATCATGTTGGAGAGCTATGGCAGGAAAACAAAATTAATGTTGCTGAAGAACACCTTGCAAGCGCCACGTGTGAATATCTTTTAGCAATGTATGCTCAATCAAATTTAAAAAAACAATCATCGGATAAAGATACTTTCCCTCGCGTATTACTATTTTGTATTGAGGGCGAGGAACACAATCTTGGGTTAAAGATGGCTTCTTCCCTGTTTAAAGAGTTCGGGTGGGATGTGTATGACCTTGGAGATAATTTACCACTTGAATACGCTAAATACAGTCTGCAAACATGGAAACCAGATGTAGTTTGCTTGTCAGTATCAATAAGACATTATCTGCCAAAACTAAAAGAAACCTTACATACATTAAAAGAAATTAGTCCTTCCACCACGTTTATTGTTGGCAGCCGTTTGCACGATGAGTCAGCCTTTTTGTCGTGCTGTTTACCAGACACTTTGTTAGCAAAAGATCTTGATTACCTTTATCAATGGCTTTTAAGCTATCAGAGCCAAATGAAAGAATGGAACAGAGGAGTGATGATGTAA
- a CDS encoding M42 family metallopeptidase — MNYQPNVEETIKLIKELVTIPSPSGNTEKVISHVEEFLRANDVKIARNRKGGLIATIEGANHQEHRMLTAHVDTLGAMVKEIKPNGRLKLTTIGGFRWNSVEGEYCEIETASGKTYTGTILMRQTSVHVYKNAGDAPRNDENIEVRIDERVSNEKDVRELGIEVGDFVSFDPRVQVTESGYIKSRHLDDKASVAILLKLIKHIKTQRVKLPYTTHFLISNNEEIGYGGNSNITPETVEYLAVDMGALGDGQSSDEYTVSICVKDSSGPYHYGLRKHLVSLAEKNEIEYKLDIYPFYGSDASAAIRSGHDIIHGLIGPGIESSHAFERTHTSSIENTEKLIYHYLLSDMLKY, encoded by the coding sequence ATGAATTATCAGCCAAATGTGGAGGAAACCATTAAACTTATAAAAGAGCTTGTGACCATACCAAGTCCATCAGGAAATACCGAAAAAGTTATTTCACATGTGGAGGAGTTTCTTCGAGCAAACGATGTGAAGATCGCACGTAACAGAAAAGGTGGATTAATTGCGACCATTGAAGGAGCAAATCACCAAGAGCATCGAATGCTAACAGCACATGTGGATACATTAGGTGCGATGGTGAAAGAGATTAAACCAAATGGCAGATTAAAGCTAACAACTATCGGTGGGTTTAGGTGGAATTCTGTGGAAGGCGAATATTGTGAAATAGAAACAGCGTCCGGAAAAACGTACACAGGGACAATTTTAATGCGCCAAACATCGGTTCATGTCTATAAAAACGCTGGAGATGCTCCCCGAAACGATGAAAACATAGAAGTTCGCATTGATGAAAGAGTCTCGAATGAAAAAGATGTTCGTGAGCTCGGAATCGAAGTAGGCGATTTCGTTTCCTTCGATCCACGTGTGCAAGTGACAGAGAGCGGCTACATAAAATCAAGGCATTTAGACGACAAAGCAAGTGTTGCCATTTTGTTAAAGCTAATAAAGCATATTAAAACCCAGAGAGTGAAGCTTCCATATACCACTCATTTTTTAATATCCAATAATGAAGAAATTGGGTATGGTGGGAATTCCAATATTACTCCTGAAACAGTAGAATATTTGGCTGTTGATATGGGGGCACTTGGAGATGGTCAATCATCTGATGAATATACCGTTTCCATTTGTGTAAAAGATTCTAGTGGACCTTATCATTATGGATTACGTAAGCATTTAGTATCTTTGGCAGAAAAAAACGAAATAGAATATAAACTTGATATCTATCCCTTCTATGGATCAGACGCTTCAGCTGCGATTCGGTCCGGCCACGATATTATTCACGGGTTGATTGGGCCCGGAATTGAATCATCCCATGCCTTCGAGCGAACCCATACAAGCTCTATTGAAAATACGGAAAAGCTGATTTATCATTATTTGCTATCTGATATGCTGAAATATTAA
- a CDS encoding DUF192 domain-containing protein encodes MFIEKKIILKSADTIFSRLMGLMFKKDLLDEGLLITPCNSIHMFFMRFPIDVVFLDKNNCIVLCIRHFKPWRVSPIVKNSYSVLELPIGSIDEFCLEVGKCVTLKTDGANLSIEKITS; translated from the coding sequence ATGTTTATTGAAAAAAAAATAATACTTAAATCAGCAGATACGATATTTAGCAGGCTAATGGGATTAATGTTTAAAAAGGACTTGCTTGATGAGGGGTTGCTGATTACTCCCTGCAATAGTATTCATATGTTTTTCATGCGTTTTCCTATCGATGTCGTTTTTCTTGATAAAAATAATTGTATCGTTCTATGTATAAGACACTTTAAACCATGGCGGGTGTCACCTATTGTAAAAAATAGTTATTCTGTGTTGGAACTTCCGATAGGTAGTATTGATGAGTTTTGTCTAGAGGTCGGGAAATGTGTAACTCTTAAAACCGATGGGGCTAATCTTTCTATTGAAAAGATAACTTCATAA
- a CDS encoding Flp family type IVb pilin: MKDVMIRLFKEEDGQGLSEYGLLVGLIALAVISAVATVGDALNDVFKDISDQLWGKKK; this comes from the coding sequence ATGAAGGATGTAATGATTCGCTTGTTTAAAGAAGAAGATGGGCAAGGTTTATCAGAATATGGATTGCTTGTTGGTTTAATTGCATTAGCAGTAATAAGTGCAGTTGCGACAGTTGGAGACGCACTAAATGATGTATTTAAGGATATTTCAGATCAGCTCTGGGGGAAAAAGAAATAA
- a CDS encoding prepilin peptidase has protein sequence MLITIVLFFVLGISVLTDLQNRKILNAVTIPAILFGLAYNTYLSGIDGLLFSAIGLFIGFFLLFIPFAFGGMGAGDVKLLASIGAMIGGELVFQSFLYTAIIGGVFAIILLLKNKNILFFIRNIMFRFFYKQPALEGEKVLAKHSIPYGVPIALGVLSLYCFGGLI, from the coding sequence ATGCTCATCACCATAGTATTATTTTTCGTATTAGGTATTTCTGTTCTGACAGATTTGCAAAACAGAAAAATCTTAAATGCTGTGACAATCCCAGCGATACTATTTGGTTTAGCATACAATACGTATCTTTCAGGCATCGATGGATTACTTTTTAGTGCTATAGGCCTGTTTATAGGTTTTTTTCTTCTGTTTATTCCATTTGCATTTGGAGGAATGGGGGCAGGGGATGTGAAGCTGCTGGCTTCGATAGGTGCGATGATTGGTGGAGAACTAGTATTTCAGTCCTTTCTATATACAGCGATAATCGGAGGAGTGTTTGCCATCATTCTTCTTTTGAAAAATAAGAACATATTGTTCTTTATAAGAAACATAATGTTTCGTTTCTTTTACAAGCAGCCTGCTTTGGAAGGGGAAAAAGTTTTGGCTAAACATTCCATTCCATATGGAGTGCCAATTGCTTTAGGAGTTTTAAGTCTTTATTGTTTTGGAGGACTTATATGA
- a CDS encoding TadE/TadG family type IV pilus assembly protein has protein sequence MKSQKGQSLVEFALILPLILFLLFGMFDMGRVLFAAIALEHAAREGARVASVGKSNSEVITSINNATTGLDSNSVSISISSTARIPGENIEIEISYPVNMVNPVWRSFQETFVLSSKSVMRVE, from the coding sequence ATGAAATCTCAAAAAGGTCAATCGCTAGTAGAATTTGCACTTATTCTTCCTTTAATCTTGTTTCTATTATTTGGGATGTTTGACATGGGGAGGGTTCTTTTTGCAGCAATCGCACTTGAGCATGCCGCTAGAGAGGGTGCTAGAGTGGCCAGTGTTGGAAAATCAAATTCTGAGGTCATCACTTCCATTAATAATGCAACAACAGGTCTGGATTCCAATTCAGTTAGCATTTCTATATCCTCTACTGCAAGAATTCCTGGGGAAAATATTGAAATTGAGATTAGTTACCCAGTCAACATGGTAAATCCCGTTTGGAGATCCTTTCAAGAGACATTTGTTCTCTCTTCTAAGTCTGTCATGAGGGTGGAGTAA
- a CDS encoding TadE/TadG family type IV pilus assembly protein, whose amino-acid sequence MWRKMIKNDDGNALVLMAFILSLLVGLCGVVIDGGRLYHQKGELQKAIDAAALAGAQQLGKGQTEIKNTAIEMAAKNGITVAASEITVTSWYVAIYKTVPKEMTFAKVFGFSSVDVFAKTKAYKDSSKGLAKHSQVLPVGIPATKAVPNKLHTLHFTPASGSEGPQQGNFGFLAIGGRGADVLEENIVNGIEGEVNTIVTTEPGLKWGKVRSGFQTRIANDQGKAHCQSHSTATKDCSRVAIVPVVESYGVANGRSQVKIIGFAAYWIAEVEPNGAEKSVKGYFVNMVTSGVFRHEVKNYGISRIKLYY is encoded by the coding sequence ATGTGGAGAAAAATGATAAAAAACGACGATGGAAATGCTTTAGTGTTGATGGCATTTATTCTTTCACTATTGGTAGGTTTATGTGGTGTCGTCATTGATGGGGGCAGACTATACCATCAAAAGGGTGAGCTTCAAAAAGCAATCGACGCAGCTGCTCTAGCTGGTGCACAACAGCTTGGGAAAGGGCAAACGGAAATAAAGAACACTGCAATTGAAATGGCAGCTAAAAATGGAATAACAGTAGCAGCCAGTGAGATTACAGTCACATCTTGGTATGTAGCAATATACAAAACAGTTCCGAAAGAGATGACCTTTGCAAAAGTATTTGGATTTTCTTCTGTAGATGTGTTTGCTAAAACGAAAGCATATAAGGACAGTTCAAAAGGACTTGCAAAACATTCTCAAGTTTTGCCGGTGGGAATTCCAGCAACGAAAGCAGTTCCAAATAAGCTACATACTTTGCATTTTACACCAGCTAGTGGAAGTGAAGGACCTCAGCAAGGGAATTTTGGATTTCTTGCAATTGGGGGACGCGGGGCCGATGTGTTAGAGGAGAATATTGTAAACGGGATTGAAGGAGAAGTGAATACCATAGTAACTACAGAGCCAGGCCTAAAATGGGGGAAGGTTCGTAGTGGTTTTCAGACAAGAATAGCAAATGATCAAGGAAAAGCCCATTGTCAGTCCCATTCCACAGCAACAAAAGATTGTTCAAGGGTAGCTATCGTTCCTGTGGTAGAATCTTACGGCGTTGCAAATGGTAGAAGCCAAGTGAAAATTATTGGTTTTGCTGCATATTGGATAGCTGAGGTCGAACCGAATGGAGCAGAGAAAAGTGTAAAGGGTTATTTTGTGAATATGGTGACTTCTGGAGTGTTTCGTCATGAGGTAAAAAATTATGGGATAAGTAGAATAAAACTCTACTATTAA
- the cpaB gene encoding Flp pilus assembly protein CpaB, which yields MTLKKVWLLSITFGIVSTVCFSLFYIPSGKEKHPSPSEVVLAAEETETEAPQEVLTIEKGKRALSIAVSDVQGGSGNLTSGSMIDIFANIISMDKNSEEEEPAEFGTYVLQNIKVLAIGHNAEDPETAARYQMITVEVTPEEGAKLAFASQHSLYALLRPEGDDSVLKENVLIDEKQLLKIGGQ from the coding sequence ATGACATTGAAAAAGGTTTGGTTATTATCCATCACATTTGGGATAGTAAGTACAGTTTGCTTCTCCCTCTTTTATATACCTAGTGGAAAAGAGAAGCATCCCTCACCTTCAGAGGTCGTTCTTGCAGCTGAAGAAACGGAAACAGAAGCACCTCAAGAAGTGTTAACAATCGAAAAAGGAAAAAGAGCGCTATCTATCGCTGTAAGTGATGTCCAAGGAGGATCAGGAAACCTCACATCTGGTTCCATGATTGATATTTTCGCAAATATCATTTCAATGGACAAAAACTCAGAAGAAGAAGAACCAGCTGAGTTTGGAACCTATGTTTTACAAAATATTAAAGTATTAGCAATCGGCCACAATGCAGAGGACCCAGAAACTGCTGCAAGATATCAGATGATTACTGTAGAAGTAACTCCTGAAGAAGGAGCAAAACTTGCTTTTGCATCTCAACATTCTCTCTATGCGTTACTCAGACCTGAAGGAGACGATTCTGTATTAAAGGAAAACGTATTAATTGATGAAAAACAGCTGCTTAAGATTGGAGGCCAGTAA
- a CDS encoding AAA family ATPase, translating to MLKWYGFLNEHDEKIQEMILWLSEDENYNGLTTIDELLNEMNAPDKRIIFIDKSISPNFYSLTMQLKKLHPNNFVILVGKDLKEADIRLAMRAGMMDCINLQDDIELIKSCLLESKRHINHIHKQDTFVPSFTHKEGKIITVSSTKGGVGKTTFAVNLAYSLQKEEQSVVIVDLHLQFGDVSMFCDVKPKKTIYEWVKEDFDRKNRNVQAYLTKTYVENVSIIAAPLRPEFSEIITTEHIRELFLELKRWYDIILVDTHSHVDDLFLETLELSDEIYVLSTGNLPAIRNTKLFIDTLHSLQLKATPLIVLNDVKKDDPLKEENVKKILGLNKLAVLPSDEKIVKKSIASGVPFVADSPKSALSKMYLKIAEACIQKHASYKAEPVASAGRSK from the coding sequence ATGTTGAAATGGTATGGTTTTTTAAATGAACATGACGAAAAAATTCAAGAGATGATCCTCTGGCTTTCTGAAGATGAAAATTATAATGGCTTAACAACCATTGATGAACTACTGAATGAAATGAATGCGCCAGACAAACGTATCATTTTTATCGATAAGTCAATCTCCCCAAATTTTTATTCGCTAACCATGCAGTTAAAAAAGCTACATCCAAACAACTTTGTTATTTTGGTAGGAAAGGATCTAAAAGAAGCGGATATCAGACTAGCAATGAGAGCAGGTATGATGGACTGCATCAACCTCCAGGACGATATTGAATTAATCAAAAGTTGTTTGCTTGAATCCAAAAGACATATAAATCACATTCATAAGCAGGATACTTTCGTTCCAAGTTTTACACATAAGGAAGGGAAAATTATTACTGTCTCCAGCACTAAGGGAGGAGTCGGGAAAACGACGTTTGCGGTTAACCTTGCTTATTCCCTTCAGAAAGAGGAGCAATCGGTAGTCATCGTTGACCTTCATTTACAATTTGGTGATGTTAGCATGTTTTGCGATGTAAAGCCCAAAAAAACGATTTATGAGTGGGTGAAAGAAGATTTTGACCGAAAAAATAGAAATGTGCAAGCATATTTAACAAAAACGTATGTAGAAAATGTCTCCATCATTGCCGCTCCATTACGCCCTGAGTTCTCTGAAATTATCACAACGGAACATATAAGAGAGCTGTTCTTAGAATTAAAAAGATGGTATGACATTATCTTAGTGGATACACACTCTCATGTTGATGACCTCTTCCTTGAAACGTTGGAACTCTCGGATGAAATTTATGTCTTAAGCACAGGAAATCTCCCGGCTATTAGAAACACCAAGCTTTTTATTGATACGTTGCATTCTTTACAGTTGAAGGCGACTCCCCTAATTGTCCTGAATGATGTAAAAAAAGATGATCCATTAAAAGAAGAGAATGTGAAAAAAATTCTTGGATTGAATAAGCTTGCTGTTCTTCCTTCTGATGAAAAAATCGTAAAAAAATCCATTGCTTCAGGAGTTCCTTTTGTAGCCGATAGTCCGAAAAGTGCACTGTCAAAAATGTACTTAAAAATAGCTGAAGCATGTATCCAAAAGCATGCGTCATATAAGGCTGAACCTGTGGCAAGTGCTGGGAGGAGTAAATAA